The region CGGGCCGCACCACCACGTCTCGTTCTGTGCCCGGGCGACCCTGCTGGTGAGGATCTTGTCCTTGCGGGGGTACTTCCTCCCGAACGTCCGGGCGCTCACCCCATCGAGCGCCAGGTCCGGGTGCTGCTGCGCGAAGTCGTCCGGCAGCGGGACGCCCTGGATCTCGTGGCGGAGCAGCCAGACCTTGCCGACCGCCCGGGCTGCCGCGGTGAGCTCGGCGCGCTCGGCCTCGGCGCGCTCGGTCGACGTACGTCGCGAGGCGCGGGCCAGGAGCCCGTCGGCGTCCAGGTCGCCGGTCTGCTCGCGCCCGGCCGGGGTGGGGGCGTCGAGGCGGGCGGCGAGGGCCTTGCGGGACTGGTGGGTCCAGCCGAAGCCGAGGCAGTAGCGCTGGCCCTCGAAGGTCGCGCAGCGGACGGACGCGTCAGCCGTCGCCGTACGTCCCTGTGCGCGGTCGAGACGGCTGCCCGCGGCGACCACGCGGTCGATCTCGGCCTGCATCTCGGGCGTGACCTCGCCGGGGCCGGCACCGGACGGTGCCGGCGTGGCGTCGGCTGCCGGCGCGATCCCGCCCGGTCGGCTGCCGTCGTCGCCGCTGCTGTCCGGCAGGAACGGAACCGCACCCAGCGTCAGGGCGAGCGCGGCTGCCGCGATCGTGGCCGGGTGGCGCCACAGGGGCCGCGGTTGGTCGCCGCCGGCGATCTGGTGCGCGAGGCCGGGCAGGAGTCGGGGAAGGGGCATGGGGAAGGAACCTCCGAGAAGCGGATCGACTCACTGTCCCCTCTGGTCACAGAAGTCGCAAGTTCCTCATGCGTCACAGGTTGGGTATGTGCGCGGGGAACTGTGCACCCGAGTCTCCCGCTTGTCGGCCTGGATCTGGGCCGACAACCGGGGCGGTCACCGGATATCCGGTGACTCCATGGATTCGCGGAGCGGATGACGAGACTCGAACTCGCGACATCGACCTTGGGAAGGTCGCGCTCTACCAACTGAGCTACATCCGCATGCCGTACGAGTACGGCGGGCCGAACACTACCGGAGCCTGGTCAGCGGACCTCGCTGAGCCCGGGGCGCTTGGCGGAGACGGTGTCGCCCGAGGAGCGGCCGGTGACCCGGCGGTGGACCCAGGGGACGAGGAACTCGCGGGTCCACTGCGCGTTGGCGCGCAGCTGGTCGCGGCGGCCGAGGACCGGCAGCGGGTCGAGCTCGACCGGCGGGATGTCGTGCTCGACACCGATCGCGTCGAGCACGGCGCGCGCGATGTAGGTGTGGCCGAAGGCGTTGAGGTGCATCCGGTCGGTGTCCATCGCCGCGGCGATCTCGACGTCGCGCATCCGCCACATGTCGACGAGCGTGACGCCGTGGTTGTCGGCGATCTCGCGGACCCACTCGTTGAAGACCGCCATCCGGCCGCGGACGGGTCCGTAGATGCCGCCGGCGCCCGGGTCGTAGACGGTGAACATCACCACGCGTGCCCCGGTCGCGACCAGCCGCGCGATCGCGGCGTCGTACGTCGCTGCGATCGCGTCGATGTCGACCCGCGGGCGGAGCACGTCGTTGCCGCCGCCGTGGATCGTGATCAGGTCGGGCGAGAGGGCGATGGCGGCGTCGAGCTGCTCGTCGACGATGGGCCCGAGCTTGCGGCCGCGGATCGCGAGGTTGGCGTAGCCGAAGTCGTCGGTCTGGCGGGCGAGGACCTCCGCGACCCGGTCGGCCCAGCCGCGCAGGCCGTTGGGGTGGGCGGGGTCGGGGTCACCGACTCCCTCGGTGAAGGAGTCGCCGAGGGCGACGAAGCGGTGGTAGGTCACCGGATCATTGTGACCACGCGCTCCCCAGCGTGGAAAACGGAGGCTAGGGTCGGCCGCGTGCTGCTCTCTGATCGCGACATCACCGCTGAGATCGACGCCGGCCGGATCGCCCTGGAGCCGTGGGACCCCGCGATGATGCAGCCGTCCAGCGTCGACGTACGCCTCGACCGGTTCTTCCGGGTCTTCGAGAACCACCGCTACCCGCACATCGACCCGGCGGCCGACCAGTCCGAGCTGACCCGCGAGGTGGAGCCGGAGGGCGACGAGCCGTTCATCCTGCACCCGGGCGAGTTCGTCCTCGGGTCCACCTACGAGGTGGTCAGCCTCCCCGCCGACATCGCCGCTCGCGTCGAGGGCAAGTCGTCGCTGGGCCGCCTCGGGCTGCTGACCCACGCGACCGCCGGCTTCGTCGACCCCGGCTTCTCCGGGCACGTGACGCTCGAGCTGGCCAACGTCGCGACGCTGCCGATCAAGCTCTACCCCGGCATGAAGATCGGGCAGTTCTGCTTCTTCCGGCTCACCTCTCCCAGCGAGCACCCCTACGGCTCGGAGAAGTACGGCTCGCGCTACCAGGGCCAGCGCGGTCCGACACCGAGCCGGTCGTTCCAGGGCTTCCACCGCACGCAGATCTGAGCGGCCCGTGTGACGGGCGTCCCCCGGCCCGATGATGACGCGCGGGCCGAGCATGGTTAGGCTTCCCTAAGTTAGCCTCACCTTCCTGCCCCACGG is a window of Nocardioides oleivorans DNA encoding:
- a CDS encoding SGNH/GDSL hydrolase family protein, which codes for MTYHRFVALGDSFTEGVGDPDPAHPNGLRGWADRVAEVLARQTDDFGYANLAIRGRKLGPIVDEQLDAAIALSPDLITIHGGGNDVLRPRVDIDAIAATYDAAIARLVATGARVVMFTVYDPGAGGIYGPVRGRMAVFNEWVREIADNHGVTLVDMWRMRDVEIAAAMDTDRMHLNAFGHTYIARAVLDAIGVEHDIPPVELDPLPVLGRRDQLRANAQWTREFLVPWVHRRVTGRSSGDTVSAKRPGLSEVR
- the dcd gene encoding dCTP deaminase; protein product: MLLSDRDITAEIDAGRIALEPWDPAMMQPSSVDVRLDRFFRVFENHRYPHIDPAADQSELTREVEPEGDEPFILHPGEFVLGSTYEVVSLPADIAARVEGKSSLGRLGLLTHATAGFVDPGFSGHVTLELANVATLPIKLYPGMKIGQFCFFRLTSPSEHPYGSEKYGSRYQGQRGPTPSRSFQGFHRTQI